Within Acidobacteriota bacterium, the genomic segment TGGGCCAAGACCTGCGGCAACTGAGTCACGACCTGCACCCGGCGATCCTGGAGCGCGAGGGCTTGCGCGCTGCGCTTCAGGCCGCCTGCAGGAAGACCGAGCAGCGCTACGGGCTCGAAACGGAGCTCGTGGCTCAAGGCCTAGACCGTTGGATCGCTCCCAAAGTCGCTCTGGCCATCTATCGCATCGCCCAGGAGAGCCTGGCCAACAGTGCCCGGCATGGCAAGGCCCACAAGGTGCTCCTCGAGATGCGGGTCGCCAACACGGTCCGCTTGACGGTAACCGATGACGGCAAGGGCTTCGCTCCCGCCGCAGCTCGGCAGCAGGGTGGGCTAGGGCTGACCACCATGGAAGAGCGAGCACTCCTCCTCGGCGGTCGCTGCACCATCACCTCGTCTCCGCAAGGTGGCACCACCGTGGAGGCCGTCATCCCGCGCCGCAAACTGAGCCGCTGGCTGCGGCTCCGCCAGCGATGGCTGCTTGCGATCTTGCTCATCGTGCTGACCCTTGGCCTCGGTCTGGCGACGACCTACTACCAGGCCCGGCAGACGGCGGCGGAGGCCCAGCGGTCCGACGCGGTGGTGCAATTTCTCGAGCGCCTCTTCGCCGCCGCCGACCCACGCCAGAATCCCGGCGAGTTTCCCGACGCCCGCGAGCTGCTCCGCAGAGGTAGCGCCCGCCTGGATACGGAGCTCGCCGACGAGCCTCTCCTCCGCAGCCGGCTGCTCGACACCCTAGGCGGGATTTACACCAACCTCGGACTCTATGACGAGGCCCGGTCCCGCCTCGACGAGGCCCTGGTGCTGCGCCGGCGGCTGCTCGGTGCCCAACACCCGGAGGTCGCTGCGACGTTGACGCGGCTCGGATCTCTGGCTCATCTGTCGGGGCAGGGCGACGCCGTGGAGCTCTTTCAACAGGCTCTCGCCATCCGCCAGGCCCGAGCCCGTACGGACCCCGCGGAGCTCGCCGATCTATTCAACAAATTGGGTGTCGCCCTCGGCGGCCAGGGGCGGTTCGACGAATCGCAAGCCATGCTCTACCAGTCCCTGGAGCTTCACGAGAAGCTCTACGGGCCGGAAAGCCTGCAGGTGGCCAAGACCCTCCACAACCTTTCCGGCGTCGCCTACTACCGCGCAGTCCCGGACGACGCCATCGCTCTGCTCCAGCGCTCCTTGGCGATCCGCGAAAGTCGACTCGACGAAGACGACCTGGATCTCGCCGGCAGCCGCGAAGCCCTGGCCCTGATGCTGCAACGGCAGGGCCGCCTGGCCGAAGCGGAAGCCCTGCTGAAGCCGTTGCTGACCACCGTCGAGAGGGTCTATGGAGAGGACCATCCGGAGGTCGCGCGGATCTTGCTGAACCTGGGCTTGGTGCGGACCGAGCTGGGCGAAGAAGCTGCCGCCCGAGCTCTCTTTGATCGGGCCCTCGATATCCAGGAACGGACTCTCGCCCCCAACCAGCGCATGCTCATACGGACTCTCGAAGCAATGGCCGAGCTGCATCGCAAGCACGGCCGCTATGGTGAAGCCGAAGCCCTCTACCGCCGACTCCTGGAAGCCTACGAACAGGGCATCGTCTACGACTCCTGGGACCAGGTTCTGGCACATTGGGAAGAGCTGCAGGCGGAACGAGCAGCTCGGCGAGAAGAACCCTCCAAGGCCCCGAGCCGCGACTGAAGAGCCCCCCGCAGCCGGGCCGGGCCACCCTCCCCGAAGCCAGGTTGCCGGCTGTCGAGCCGGCGTTCCGGCCTCCCAGGGAGGTCGTGGCAGACAACCACGATCCCCCCTGGGCTGGAAACCCGAGACTTACCGGCCGCAGCTCGACTGAGCGGCAGCAGACACGATGGCGCTTCGCTGCTGGGCGGTGATCAGCCCGGCCTTGCGGAAGCCATTGGACGTCTTGGCCACGCACGAAACGTACTGACCGTGGTTCTTCCAAGACTGGCTCGTCCCCTGCGGCCCCTCACACGGGCACAGCTGCGCGATGGAGCAGCCGGTCCCCGGGTCGATGACGTCACCGGGAGGCGTGAAGGGGCAGATGTCCGCACCGTCGTCGATCCCGTCCCCGTCGCCGTCGGCGTCGCAGGCGTCGCCCAGGCCGTCGCCGTCGAAGTCGAGCTGATCGCTGTTGGCGGTCAGCGGACAGTTGTCGCTGGAGTCGAGCACCCCGTCATTGTCGTCGTCGAGGTCGCAGGCGTCCCCGGCACCGTCGGAGTCGTTGTCGGCCTGGTCCGGATTGGCGTCGAAGGGACAATTGTCGACGTCGTCCTCGATCCCGTCGTCATCGGCATCGGTATCCGGCAGGAACACGAGGCCCCACGGGCGAGGGATCCCGGGCACGGTGGTGGTGACAGTCCACGTCATCACGTCGATGACCGAAAGCGTGTCGTCGTCGTTGTTGGAGACATAGAGCTTCTCGCCGTCCGGGGTGAAGGCGAGGGTCCGGGGGAAAGTCCCGACGGGCACGGTGGCGACGACGCTCGCGGTGCTGGTGTCGATGACCGAAACGCTGTTTCCCAGCAGATTGGCCACGGCAAGATAGGCCCCGTCGGGAGACAAATCGAGGTCATAAGGCAGGCTGCCCACCGCCGTAGACGAAATCTCGGCGTAACTACCGGTATCGAGAACCGAGACCGTATTGTCACTGTTCGCCACGAAGGCCAGAGAGCCGTCCGCCGAAAAGACGATGTCAGCGGCACCGTTCACGCCGTGGCCGGTGGCGAAGCTCGCGGTGATGGTATTCGTCGCGGTGTCGATCACCGTGATGCTGGCTCCGCTCAGGCTGCCTACGCCAACCCAGATGGAACCGTCAGCGGCAGACCCCCCGATGGAAGAGTTGGCCACCCCTGAAAAGGTCTGCACCACGGTGAGGGTGGAGGTGTCGACCACCGAGACCGTACCCGAGGCATTGTTGGCCACGTAGGCGAAGGCTTCGTCGGGAGACAGAGCGATTCCCACGGGCAGGAACCCCGTGGACACGGTGCCGATGATCGTGTTGGTCGCCGTATCGATCACCGAGATGCCACTGAAATCCGTCGAGTACACCCGGCTGCCGTCCGCGTTGACGGTGAGCACCCGGATACCGGTGCCGCTCACGGTGCCGGTCACCGTGTTGGTCGCGGCGTCGAACCCTAGAACGTTGCTGCCACTGGCGATGTAGGCGGTGGGGCCGGCGTAGGCCGGACCGGCCGCCAGCACCAGGGTCAGTAGAACGGCAACGCCTAAACGGAAGGCCATCTTGCCGAGAGTCTGCGGGATTCTTTGCCATGGATGGGTCACTGGTTGGCTCCTTGCGGTACAGAAAAATTGTCGCATTACATCTATGAAAAATCTCGCAAGCACAGTTTATGAGCGGAGCATGACATCCCCCATGAGCTCTGTGAATCGACCCTAGGGTGGATCTTTCAACGCCATCACCTCCTCCGAAGGGAGGAGGGCCCTCCTCCCTTCGGAGCCCCGTAGAGCACCGATTCCCCGGCGGAGGAAGCTGTCGAAATACGGAACGGCTTCGAGGCCCGGCTTTAATGCTTGTCGCCAGAAGCTTTGGATTCAGGATCCGGTCGGCGGTAGGCCTCGTTGATGGCGTTGGTGGCCTCTTCCAGCGACTTCAACCCGACCTCCCGGCGCCGTGCGTCGACGCCTTCCGGATCCTCGATGGGTTGGGGCATCAGCCGGCCGTCTTCACCGCGGGTGTACTGAGTACCGTAGAGCTGCTTCTGGCCCTGCCGGACGCGCACCCGATCGACGGTGGTGGCCAACAGGCGGCCGGGAAGCTCGCCCTGCTCCGCCGCTTCCTGCATCAGCGGTAGATAGCGCTTCTGAGTCTCCAGGTCGGCGTGCTGGATGATCAGCCAGGCACCCTGGGAAGCCTTTGCTCCCACCTCGGAAATTCCCGGCCAGCCATCCGCCTCGAGGATCTCCACCACCCGAGCCAGGTGCCGGCGGTTGAGGTTGAGCATCTCGGCGTGGATCGCCTCGCTCTCGGGAGCTTCGAGATACCGCTGCCGAATCTCCTGATCCTCCTCCCGCAGGGCCAAGAGCTCCCGGCACCGATCCGGCTCGGGGACCTCGCCACAGGATCCGGCCGCGGTGTCCGTCGCCGGCGCAGCCGACGCTACGCCTTCTCCCTCTCGAGCCTCTAATCCCTCCGACATTACGACTTCAGCCGCCAGCAGGGCCGAAGACAAGCCCAACGCCATGATCCCGATCCACAACCGTCTCCACCGCTGCCTCATTGCATTGCCTCCCGCGCCATCCAGAGGGTTTCCTTCGCTGCGTCGCCTCGACTCTATCCGAGAGCTTCGCCCCCTCCCCAGCACCCCCCGCGGTGCCGATGGAGATATCCTCGAAGCTCGGGGGCGCCGACTCCATGATCGTCGTCCCGCGTCACTCCCATGACCGGTCACCCCTCACCCGTGCCAGACATCGACACTGCCCCGTCCATCGCCTTCATAGGCCTCGGCCCCAAAGGCCTCTACGCCTTCGAACGACTGATCGCCAAGCTCCATCGCCGGTCTTCGCAGAAACCCGTAACGCTGCATATCTGGGAGCCGCGTGCGAGGCTCGGTGTCAGCTTGCCCTACGATCTGGACCAGCCGCCCTACCTGCGAATGAATTTCGCCAACCGCTGGGTCAGCGCCCGCGCACCGGAAGCGCCCTCCTTGCCGACGCCTCCGCCCGCGCTGGTCCCCTGGCTGGAGCAGCACCATCCGGCGCTGGCGGATGCGGACGACTTTGCGCCTCGATGCGTGGTCGGGGAGTATCTTCACTCCGTCTTCGAAGCGGCTCTCTCCGATCTCCCGGAAGCCGTGAGGGTCGAGCATCATCCCGAGAAAGCCGTCGATCTCCGGCTTGCCCAGCTCCAGCCGGGCAGGCTGGAATCGGGCACAAGCCCAATGCGGAGCCGATGGCAGGTTGTGGGAGCTTCCGGCGGAAGGGTGGAGGTGGATCAGGTGCTGATCAGCGTCGGCCATGACGCCCGCCCCCGGCCTTCGTTGGGAGAAGACGGTGCAGGGCTGATCCCGGCAGTATTTCCGGTCGATCGGTGGCTGACCGAGGAGGCCGTTCCCCCGGGCAGCGACGTCGCCATGCGAGGCTTCGCCCTCACCTGGATCGACGCGACTCTGGCTCTCTTCGAGGGCCGCGGCGGACGTTTCGAATCCGTGGACGACGGGCCGAGGCTTCGCTATCGGCCGGGCTCCGGAGAGGTCCGTACGATCTTTCCCTTCTCCCGCACCGGCCGGCCGCTATTGGCCAAGCCCGATGGGCATCGAGTGCCCCATCGCGGCGATCTCGACGAGGTCTGGGAAGAGGGCCGGCGGCGCATCGCCGAGCTGGAGCTCGACGGAGAATCCGCCACGGCGGCCATTCTCCGACAGGTCGCCGCCTCTGCCGCCCAGGCCTTGGAGCGGGCCGAGCCGCAGCAGCCGGAGCTCTCCGCCGACCGGCCGCAGACCATGATCCAGCTGGTGGCGAGACGCTGTGCCGAGCCGCCTCCGCGACTCGCTCCGCAAGAGGTAGAGCAGGAGATGCGCCACGCCTGGGAGGTGGCGGTGGGAAGACGGCCGCTGGATCATTGGTGGGCCCTGGGGCAGGCCTGGCGCGGTCTCTATCCCGCGCTGGTGGACAGCATCAGCCACAGAGGACTGCCCACCGCCGCCTGGCCCAGCTTCTGGCGGCTCAGCCGGGAGATGGAACGAATCGCCTTCGGGCCTCCCGCCATCAATGTCGCGAAGATTCTGGCGCTGCTGGACGCCGGCCGCATCGATCTGAGCTTCGTACAAAATCCTACCGTGAGCTTCGCCGACGGCTTACCATGCCTGATCCACGGCTCCCGACAGCAAACGGTGGACCGGCTGGTTCACGCCGTGCTCCGCCCGCCCGGCGCCGAGCCCGGACCGGACAGCCTGCTCGGTGGCCTGCTCACCGCCGGTCATGCTCGGCAGCTAGAGGGGACCGACGGCATCGAGATCACCCGGAGCGCGCAATGCATCGGCGACGACGGACGGCCTACTCCGGGCCTGTCGGTCCTCGGCCGGGCCACCGAAGGCTGCGTCCTGGGCAACGACACCCTCAGCCGCACCCTCCACCATCACCCAGAGGCCTGGGCAGCCAGGGTGGTGGCATGGCTCGTGAATCGTCTAGCCGAGGTATGAACGAGCGACTGGCTGAAGAAACCCTCACCAACGACAACCTCCATGCCGCCTGCGGCGGTGTGAAGCCCCTCACCGCCCGCCTGGAGAGTTGGCAGAAAGAGCTCTGCAAGCGCCCGGCGCGCCTCGCTGCACTGGTACGGGAGCACGGCTCACCGCTGCACCTGCACCACGTCGATCCCTTCTTGCGCAATGTCCGCCGGCTGTACGAGGCGGCGGACGAGGTCGACGTGAAGCTCGGGGTCTTCCTGGCTCGCAAAGCCAATAAGTGCCTGAGCTTTGTAAAAGCTGCTCGGGATGCCGGCTTTGGGGTCGACACCGCTAGCGAGAACGAGCTGCGCCAATGCCTGGAACGAGGCCTTCCGGGAGAGCGTCTGATCCTTACCGCGGCCATCAAGGGCACCGCAGCCCTCTCCCTGTGCGCCCGCCATCGGGTGCCCGCGACCCTCGACAATTTCGATGAGATCGAGGGCCTGGCGAGTGCGGCCCGCAATGCCGGGACCACCGCCGTGGGCGCCCTGAGGCTCAGCGGCTTTCGGCACCAGGGTCGCAAGCTCTTCTCTCGCTTCGGCTTCGACATCGATCACGCCGTGGCAGCCGTCGAGAGCCAATGGCGCCGACCGGAGATCGCCGAGAGGATTCGCCTCGAAGGATTACACTTTCATCTCGATGGCTACGACGCCGACCAGCGGGCCTCCGCCCTCGACCAATCGCTGGACCTGGCGGAAGCCCTGCGCCAGCGCGGCCATCCGGTCCGCTTCATCGACATCGGCGGCGGCCTTCCCATGAGCTATCTCGATGACGAGGCGCAATGGCAAGCGTTCTGGCATCACCACCGCGAGGCACTGCTGGGCCGACAAGCTCCCCTCACCTACCGCGGTCAGACGCTGGGCCTGCGGGCCCATGAGGGCCGGATCGAAGGCAAACCCAAGGTCTATCCGTTCTTCCAGCGTCCCACCGGCCGCCAATGGCTGCGCCGGGTGCTCGACGCGCCGCGAACCGGCACCCAGCACTCGCTGGCGACGGAGCTACGCCGGCTGGAGCTGGAGCTACGGTGCGAGCCGGGCCGTAGCGTGCTGGACGGCGCCGGCATGACCGTCGCCCGGGTCGCCTACCGCAAGCTCCACCACGACGGTCATTGGCTCATCGGCTTGGAGATGAACAGCACCCAATGCCGCACCTCGAGCCTCGATTTCATGCTCGATCCCCTTCTCCTCCCCACCGGCCTGGGTCGAGCCAAAGAGAGCTCCGCCAGCTCCGGCTCCGTCAGTTCCGGGCCCGGCACCGGCTCGGAGGGCTTCCTGGTCGGCGCCTATTGCATCGAAAACGAGCTCCTCACCTCGCGCCGGCTGCGCTTTCCCATCGGGGTTGAAGTCGGCGACCTCTTCGTCTTTCCCAACACCGCGGGCTATTTCATGCACTTCCTCGAAAGCCGCTCGCACCAATTCCCGCTGGCCAACAATCTGGTGGTGGGCACCGGCCTGGACGACATCCGCCTGGACGAGATTCACGCCGAGAGCTGATCCACCACCCCCGCCATCAACCGGCGGGCGTGGTGGATCTCGTCGTCGACGATGGTGTGGGGGATGCCGGGGTAGCGCTGGAGGGTGACCTCGGCGCCCAAGCCTTGGAGCACCTCCGCCGTCTCCTCCACCCGCCACCACGGCACGTGGGGGTCCGGATCGCCGGAGCCCAGGAAGACCGGGGTGCCGTCGAGGCTCCCAGAATAATCCCGGGGAGTGTTCGGAGGACCGATGAGCCCGCCGGTGAAGGCGACGACACCGCCCAGGCGGCGGGGATGGCGGGCGGCGTATTCGGTGCTCAGGCAGGCGCCTTGGGAAAAACCCAGGAGCACGATCCTGCGCGCCGGTACGCCACCGGCCTCGACCTCCTCCACCACGCGGTGTAGCTGCGCCAGGGCGGAGTCGAGCTTCGGCTGGTTGTCCGCCTGCGGTGCCAGGAAGCTCAGCGGATACCAGGTGGCACCTTCCGCCTGCGGCGCCCGGTAGGCGTAGCTGCCGGCGTAGGGTGCTCCCGCCGGTTCCAGGGCCGAGGTCAGGGTGAGAATATTCTCGGCGCTGGCGCCGCGGCCGTGGACCAGCACCATGGCCGCGGCGGCGTCTTCCAGGGAGGCGCCGGCGGCGACCACCGGCTGGCCCCGATGAGGGTCGCGGTGAGCATCGAGCTGGTGATCGGCGTTCATCGGTCCACCTCCCCGGCACCGCCGCCGAGATCCGCTGGATCCTTCAGCGGCGGCAGCACCGCTTCGATCTCCGACCGGCGGCTTTCGTACCACGGCGGCAGCCGCAGCGAGGTGCCGAGCTCCGCCAACGGCTCGTCGAGGGTGAAGCCCGGTGGATCCGTGGCGATCTCGAAGAGCACGCCGCCGGGCTCGCGGAAGTAGATGGAGTGGAAGTACTGACGATCCTTGACCTCCGTGACCCCCATTCCGGCGTCCATCAGCCGCCGCTGCCAGGCCAGCTCCTCGGCATCGCCGGCCACCCGGAAGGCGATGTGATGGATGCTGCCGGCGGCCACCCGCCCGACGGACTCGCCGGGACGATGGATCACGTCCAGCCGGGTCCCGGGGGCGCCGTCCTCGCCGAAGGCGAAGCGGCTGCGCTCCCCCTTCTGCTCTCCCTCCTGGCCCAAGAGCCGAAAGCCCATGGCACCGGTGAGCAGCTCGGCGGTACGCGCCGCGTCAGCCTCCAGCAGGGTCATGCTGTGGAAGCCGCGGATGGCCTGCTGCTCCGGCACCGGGCCGTCGCTCCACGGCGCCCGCTCCGCGGCGGAGGGATCTGCCACCATCTCCAGCAGCAGGCCGTCGGGATCGAGGAAGGTGAAGGAGTCCTCACCGAAGCGCTCCACGGTATCCGCCACCACCACCCCCGCCGCGCTCAGCCGGTCTCGCCACCAGGACAGGGAGCCTTCCGGCACGGCGAAGGAGGTCACCGTCGCCTGCCCCGCTCCCCGGCTGCCGCGCCGGGCGCCGGGCCAGGGGAAGAAGGTGAGAATAGTGCCGGGGCTCCCCTGCTCGTCTCCGTAATAGAGATGATAGGTGCCGGGGTCGTCGAAATTCACCGTCTTCTTGACCATCCGCAGCCCCAACAGACCGGCGTAGAAGTCGACGTTGGTCTGGGGGTCGCTGGCGATGGCGGTGACGTGGTGGATGCCGAGAATCTGCTCGCTCATGATCGTCTCCTCGTCGGTCTTGGGAGCCTTCTGAGTCCCATCAGCATCGATGGAATCATCGGAGTGCGAATCTAGCTCCGTATTCACTCGACATAACAACTATTGTCACGACATCTATTCCCGACAAAAAGACCCGCGCTTCGAGCCCAGACGAAGTCGAGGGTGGAGCCTCAAAGCTCGGGCGCTCGGGAGCACTAGAGCTTCGAACGGAGTGCCTCCAACAGCTCCACCAGATGGGCCAGGCGCTCGTCGTCCATATGACCGATATATTTCTCGACCCAGCCGTTCAGCGGCTCGTCCAGCGCCGCCAGCGCATCCAACCCGGCCTTGGTGATCCCCACCCGCACCACCCGGCGATCCTGCTCGTGGCGCTCTCGGCGTACCAGCTCGCGCTTCTCCAACCGGTCCAGCAGGCGGGTCACGTCCGGCACCGGAGTGACCATCCGGTTTCCCACCTCCCGGCAGGCGAGGGTGTCCGGGTGCGCTCCGCGCAAAATGCGCAAGACGTTGTACTGGGTCGGAGTCAGTCCCCAGGCCTTGAGAAACGTGGCGTGGGCCTGGAGTAGCCCCGCGGATGTGCGCTGAAGATTGAGGAAGGCCTCGACTCCGAGACTGGAGAAGGGTTTCTTCTGCTGAATCTCGTCCCGTAACGAAGGTGCCATAGGCCCACCGATCCTTTCTCTGACGAGGCTCGGCCGCTCCACTGGAGCAGCGGCGGAAGCCAGAGGGGGTATTCTACAAGGCTGCGTTTTTCTGCATCACGATTGAGACAAGTTTAGAGTGCCCATAACTTTTGTCAAGGCCGTGCACAACTCTAGCTCGATTTCACCGCTGAGAGCTCGCTGCCAAGCCGCGTCGAAGACCTCACCACCAGATCTCCTCCGTGGGGTTGCGCCAGGACTCCTCAGAGAATTGCTCCGCGCGGGTTCGGCGATGGAATTTGCCCTCCTCGACACCACTGGCCTCGACCCGCTCCAACGCCTCACGGATCTGCTCCAGGTCCTGGGAGCCGAGGGAGCCACCGGCGCCGGCTTCCGTGTCCGCGGAAGGCTCCGACCCAGG encodes:
- a CDS encoding ring-cleaving dioxygenase, which codes for MSEQILGIHHVTAIASDPQTNVDFYAGLLGLRMVKKTVNFDDPGTYHLYYGDEQGSPGTILTFFPWPGARRGSRGAGQATVTSFAVPEGSLSWWRDRLSAAGVVVADTVERFGEDSFTFLDPDGLLLEMVADPSAAERAPWSDGPVPEQQAIRGFHSMTLLEADAARTAELLTGAMGFRLLGQEGEQKGERSRFAFGEDGAPGTRLDVIHRPGESVGRVAAGSIHHIAFRVAGDAEELAWQRRLMDAGMGVTEVKDRQYFHSIYFREPGGVLFEIATDPPGFTLDEPLAELGTSLRLPPWYESRRSEIEAVLPPLKDPADLGGGAGEVDR
- a CDS encoding dienelactone hydrolase family protein, which translates into the protein MNADHQLDAHRDPHRGQPVVAAGASLEDAAAAMVLVHGRGASAENILTLTSALEPAGAPYAGSYAYRAPQAEGATWYPLSFLAPQADNQPKLDSALAQLHRVVEEVEAGGVPARRIVLLGFSQGACLSTEYAARHPRRLGGVVAFTGGLIGPPNTPRDYSGSLDGTPVFLGSGDPDPHVPWWRVEETAEVLQGLGAEVTLQRYPGIPHTIVDDEIHHARRLMAGVVDQLSA
- a CDS encoding Y4yA family PLP-dependent enzyme, yielding MNERLAEETLTNDNLHAACGGVKPLTARLESWQKELCKRPARLAALVREHGSPLHLHHVDPFLRNVRRLYEAADEVDVKLGVFLARKANKCLSFVKAARDAGFGVDTASENELRQCLERGLPGERLILTAAIKGTAALSLCARHRVPATLDNFDEIEGLASAARNAGTTAVGALRLSGFRHQGRKLFSRFGFDIDHAVAAVESQWRRPEIAERIRLEGLHFHLDGYDADQRASALDQSLDLAEALRQRGHPVRFIDIGGGLPMSYLDDEAQWQAFWHHHREALLGRQAPLTYRGQTLGLRAHEGRIEGKPKVYPFFQRPTGRQWLRRVLDAPRTGTQHSLATELRRLELELRCEPGRSVLDGAGMTVARVAYRKLHHDGHWLIGLEMNSTQCRTSSLDFMLDPLLLPTGLGRAKESSASSGSVSSGPGTGSEGFLVGAYCIENELLTSRRLRFPIGVEVGDLFVFPNTAGYFMHFLESRSHQFPLANNLVVGTGLDDIRLDEIHAES
- a CDS encoding FAD/NAD(P)-binding protein, with amino-acid sequence MTGHPSPVPDIDTAPSIAFIGLGPKGLYAFERLIAKLHRRSSQKPVTLHIWEPRARLGVSLPYDLDQPPYLRMNFANRWVSARAPEAPSLPTPPPALVPWLEQHHPALADADDFAPRCVVGEYLHSVFEAALSDLPEAVRVEHHPEKAVDLRLAQLQPGRLESGTSPMRSRWQVVGASGGRVEVDQVLISVGHDARPRPSLGEDGAGLIPAVFPVDRWLTEEAVPPGSDVAMRGFALTWIDATLALFEGRGGRFESVDDGPRLRYRPGSGEVRTIFPFSRTGRPLLAKPDGHRVPHRGDLDEVWEEGRRRIAELELDGESATAAILRQVAASAAQALERAEPQQPELSADRPQTMIQLVARRCAEPPPRLAPQEVEQEMRHAWEVAVGRRPLDHWWALGQAWRGLYPALVDSISHRGLPTAAWPSFWRLSREMERIAFGPPAINVAKILALLDAGRIDLSFVQNPTVSFADGLPCLIHGSRQQTVDRLVHAVLRPPGAEPGPDSLLGGLLTAGHARQLEGTDGIEITRSAQCIGDDGRPTPGLSVLGRATEGCVLGNDTLSRTLHHHPEAWAARVVAWLVNRLAEV
- a CDS encoding DUF6624 domain-containing protein encodes the protein MALGLSSALLAAEVVMSEGLEAREGEGVASAAPATDTAAGSCGEVPEPDRCRELLALREEDQEIRQRYLEAPESEAIHAEMLNLNRRHLARVVEILEADGWPGISEVGAKASQGAWLIIQHADLETQKRYLPLMQEAAEQGELPGRLLATTVDRVRVRQGQKQLYGTQYTRGEDGRLMPQPIEDPEGVDARRREVGLKSLEEATNAINEAYRRPDPESKASGDKH
- a CDS encoding MarR family transcriptional regulator, giving the protein MAPSLRDEIQQKKPFSSLGVEAFLNLQRTSAGLLQAHATFLKAWGLTPTQYNVLRILRGAHPDTLACREVGNRMVTPVPDVTRLLDRLEKRELVRRERHEQDRRVVRVGITKAGLDALAALDEPLNGWVEKYIGHMDDERLAHLVELLEALRSKL
- a CDS encoding tetratricopeptide repeat protein, whose product is MSVQENYFGGEEEARRHLARVLHDDHSQRVTALGLELRAVRNTLDGRDPSRLQLDELVVELATLGQDLRQLSHDLHPAILEREGLRAALQAACRKTEQRYGLETELVAQGLDRWIAPKVALAIYRIAQESLANSARHGKAHKVLLEMRVANTVRLTVTDDGKGFAPAAARQQGGLGLTTMEERALLLGGRCTITSSPQGGTTVEAVIPRRKLSRWLRLRQRWLLAILLIVLTLGLGLATTYYQARQTAAEAQRSDAVVQFLERLFAAADPRQNPGEFPDARELLRRGSARLDTELADEPLLRSRLLDTLGGIYTNLGLYDEARSRLDEALVLRRRLLGAQHPEVAATLTRLGSLAHLSGQGDAVELFQQALAIRQARARTDPAELADLFNKLGVALGGQGRFDESQAMLYQSLELHEKLYGPESLQVAKTLHNLSGVAYYRAVPDDAIALLQRSLAIRESRLDEDDLDLAGSREALALMLQRQGRLAEAEALLKPLLTTVERVYGEDHPEVARILLNLGLVRTELGEEAAARALFDRALDIQERTLAPNQRMLIRTLEAMAELHRKHGRYGEAEALYRRLLEAYEQGIVYDSWDQVLAHWEELQAERAARREEPSKAPSRD
- a CDS encoding thrombospondin type 3 repeat-containing protein, whose translation is MTHPWQRIPQTLGKMAFRLGVAVLLTLVLAAGPAYAGPTAYIASGSNVLGFDAATNTVTGTVSGTGIRVLTVNADGSRVYSTDFSGISVIDTATNTIIGTVSTGFLPVGIALSPDEAFAYVANNASGTVSVVDTSTLTVVQTFSGVANSSIGGSAADGSIWVGVGSLSGASITVIDTATNTITASFATGHGVNGAADIVFSADGSLAFVANSDNTVSVLDTGSYAEISSTAVGSLPYDLDLSPDGAYLAVANLLGNSVSVIDTSTASVVATVPVGTFPRTLAFTPDGEKLYVSNNDDDTLSVIDVMTWTVTTTVPGIPRPWGLVFLPDTDADDDGIEDDVDNCPFDANPDQADNDSDGAGDACDLDDDNDGVLDSSDNCPLTANSDQLDFDGDGLGDACDADGDGDGIDDGADICPFTPPGDVIDPGTGCSIAQLCPCEGPQGTSQSWKNHGQYVSCVAKTSNGFRKAGLITAQQRSAIVSAAAQSSCGR